From a region of the Podospora pseudopauciseta strain CBS 411.78 chromosome 7 map unlocalized CBS411.78m_7, whole genome shotgun sequence genome:
- the GPI12 gene encoding N-acetylglucosaminyl-phosphatidylinositol de-N-acetylase (COG:M; EggNog:ENOG503NYTI): MELLTIFAVLAVVLPSLYIYTASVVSTRFPKLENKSICLLIAHPDDEAMFFAPTVLALTRPEIGNHVKILCLSSGDADGLGETRKKELAKSGVVLGLRSTSDVFVVEKPEFRDSMTTTWDAGKISDLLVSAFAPQLNKSKGASSPPTASIDVLITFDAGGVSSHPNHISLYHGAKEFVGALVAGKGGWASPVDLYTLTTVPIARKYSAFVDVLPTLLSWAIGAGKRDKKHPGGLVFLNGLAGHGSFTTAWKAMTTAHKSQMVWFRYGWITLSRYMYINDLRLEKIKRK; the protein is encoded by the exons ATGGAGTTGCTCACCATCTTCGCCGTATTGGCTGTCGTGCTCCCGTCACTTTACATATACACCGCCTCTGTGGTCTCGACGCGGTTTCCAAAGTTGGAGAACAAGAGCATCTGTCTTCTGATTGCGCACCCGGACGATGAGGCCATGTTCTTTGCCCCCACAGTTCTCGCCCTTACGCGGCCTGAAATTGGCAATCATGTCAAGATTCTCTGCTTGAGTAGTG GTGATGCGGATGGCTTGGGGGAGACCCGAAAGAAAGAGCTGGCCAAATCTGGTGTGGTCCTCGGCTTGCGGTCCACCAGTGATGTTTTTGTGGTCGAGAAGCCCGAGTTCCGCGACAGCATGACCACGACCTGGGATGCGGGCAAGATCTCGGACCTCCTTGTTTCTGCCTTTGCGCCTCAATTGAACAAGTCAAAGGGTGCCTCATCGCCCCCCACAGCCTCCATAGATGTGCTCATTACCTTTGACGCCGGTGGTGTGTCAAGCCATCCCAACCATATCTCGCTGTATCATGGCGCCAAGGAGTTTGTCGGTGCCCTCGTGGCGGGCAAGGGGGGATGGGCATCCCCCGTCGATCTTTATACTTTGACAACCGTCCCAATAGCCCGCAAATACTCTGCTTTTGTCGACGTCCTCCCTACCCTACTGAGCTGGGCAATTGGTGCCGGCAAGAGGGATAAAAAGCACCCCGGTGGGCTCGTGTTTCTCAATGGTTTGGCTGGTCATGGTAGCTTCACAACGGCGTGGAAAGCCATGACTACGGCGCACAAGAGTCAGATGGTGTGGTTCCGTTACGGCTGGATCACTCTGAGCAGGTACATGTACATCAATGATCTCCGGCTGGAAAAGATCAAGAGAAAATAA
- a CDS encoding uncharacterized protein (EggNog:ENOG503P3YF), with amino-acid sequence MARQRKDPVTKVRLRQPDRSGPKEKTLLEIAQERNLFAEAEKRQNALRKKTGESGTVDGSSSSEDDEEDDEEDEEKGLSPTAERILETMLWALCLSMLHFTLDVLVQHQYSADRVVWPTVWTRFFQALLVFGLLVYTLHPHPSKPTLVPGLPLRYQSVLRQSVFFVCSICAGCYMIHITNMFGYLAVMKQAPSLGCLWVWSVIELELPWAVLSLVGAGGFLWLNGYDIK; translated from the exons ATGGCAAGACAACGGAAAGATCCCGTCACCAAGGTCAGACTCAGGCAACCTGACCGATCGGGccccaaggagaagacgCTGCTGGAGATTGCCCAGGAGAGGAATCTCTTtgccgaggccgagaagcgACAAAATGCGCTGAGGAAGAAAACCGGAGAGTCCGGGACTGTTGatgggagcagcagcagcgaggatgacgaagaggacgacgaagaggatgaggagaaagGCTTGTCTCCGACCGCCGAGCGCATTCTCGAGACGATGCTCTGGGCTTTATGTCTGTCAATGCTGCACTTTACACTCGATGTGCTGGTCCAGCACCAGTATTCGGCTGACCGTGTGGTATGGCCCACGGTCTGGACGAGGTTCTTCCAGGCTCTTCTTG TCTTCGGATTACTGGTTTATaccctccaccctcacccatcGAAACCGACGCTCGTACCTGGCCTACCCTTGCGATATCAGTCGGTCCTGAGGCAGTCCGTCTTTTTCGTTTGCAGCATATGCGCCGGCTGCTACATGATTCATATTACGAATATGTTCGGGTATCTGGCAGTCATGAAGCAGGCGCCTTCTCTCGGGTGTCTCTGGGTGTGGTCCGTGATCGAACTCGAACTCCCCTGGGCTGTTCTCAGCCTTGTTGGAGCCGGGGGTTTTCTGTGGCTCAACGGCTATGACATCAAATGA
- a CDS encoding uncharacterized protein (EggNog:ENOG503NWJ2; COG:O; CAZy:CE4), with translation MMRLSTLLSLSVGLLHSGGQAAPADTSRLASRVPNGVIIEHCTVPGTVALTFDDGPFSYTGHVLDLLDAYGAKATFFVNGENWSHGIDDPSTTWPSILKRMVASGHQIASHTWSHQDLTYASWEQRRYQMQQLETSLRNVIGKVPTYMRPPYANCGGDCLPDIESLGYHVVNFDVDTKDYLHNSPGTIQAAIDTFSWAVNSGGQSSYLVLSHDVHQTTAEILTPAMLEIIRENGLRAVTVGECLGDPASNWYRY, from the coding sequence ATGATGCGGCTGTCCACGTTGCTCTCCCTCTCTGTCGGGCTGCTCCACTCAGGTGGGCAAGCCGCACCAGCCGACACCAGCAGACTGGCGTCCAGGGTACCTAACGGCGTGATCATTGAGCACTGCACTGTTCCCGGTACCGTGGCCCTCACGTTCGATGACGGTCCCTTCAGCTACACCGGCCATGTCCTGGACCTCTTGGACGCGTACGGTGCCAAGGCTACGTTCTTCGTCAACGGGGAGAACTGGTCTCACGGAATCGATGACCCCTCGACGACGTGGCCCAGCATCCTGAAACGCATGGTTGCCTCTGGTCATCAGATCGCATCTCACACTTGGTCTCATCAAGACCTGACGTACGCCAGCTGGGAGCAGCGAAGATACCAGATGCAGCAACTCGAGACATCCCTTCGAAATGTGATTGGCAAGGTCCCAACTTACATGAGACCGCCTTACGCCAACTGTGGAGGCGATTGCCTCCCCGATATTGAGAGCTTGGGGTATCACGTGGTCAACTTCGACGTCGACACCAAGGACTACCTTCACAACTCGCCAGGCACCATCCAGGCGGCGATAGATACTTTCTCGTGGGCGGTAAACTCTGGCGGCCAGTCATCATACCTGGTGCTCAGCCATGATGTACATCAAACTACCGCCGAAATCCTCACTCCCGCCATGTTGGAAATTATTCGGGAGAACGGATTGAGGGCTGTCACGGTTGGCGAGTGTTTGGGTGACCCGGCAAGCAACTGGTACCGCTACTAG